The Apibacter raozihei genome contains a region encoding:
- the tsaD gene encoding tRNA (adenosine(37)-N6)-threonylcarbamoyltransferase complex transferase subunit TsaD, with protein sequence MKTPIILGIESSCDDTSAAIIKGKTILSNIVSAQKVHQNYGGVVPELASRAHQQNIVPVVQQAIQQANITKKDIDAIAFTRGPGLLGSLLVGTSFAKSLAMSLQIPLIEVNHMQGHIFAHFIEDANANSINFPFLCLTVSGGHTQIVKVDNYFTLSVLGETLDDAAGEAFDKIGKLLGLNYPAGPLLDKMAQLGDENKFKFSQPKLDGIKFSFSGIKTSVLYFIQKEIQKNPDFIQENLHDLCASVQKTIVDALLIKIKEAVKLTGINKIAIAGGVSANSRLRSEILKLEETFNCKTFIPKFEYTTDNAAMIAVVGSIKYEYNVFSDLSVAATARYKI encoded by the coding sequence ATGAAAACACCCATTATTTTAGGAATAGAATCTTCTTGCGATGATACATCAGCAGCTATTATTAAAGGAAAAACTATTCTTTCCAATATTGTTTCTGCACAAAAAGTACACCAAAATTACGGAGGTGTCGTTCCTGAATTAGCATCAAGAGCACACCAGCAAAATATAGTACCTGTTGTTCAGCAAGCTATTCAACAAGCAAATATAACCAAAAAAGATATAGATGCAATCGCGTTTACACGTGGTCCCGGATTATTAGGTTCTTTGCTTGTAGGTACCAGCTTTGCTAAATCTTTAGCTATGTCTTTACAAATTCCTTTGATTGAGGTAAACCATATGCAAGGTCATATTTTTGCGCATTTTATTGAAGACGCTAATGCTAATTCCATAAATTTTCCTTTTCTATGCTTAACGGTAAGCGGAGGTCATACTCAAATTGTTAAGGTCGATAATTATTTTACTCTTTCTGTTCTCGGAGAAACTTTGGATGATGCTGCAGGCGAAGCTTTTGATAAAATAGGAAAATTATTGGGATTGAATTATCCGGCGGGTCCGCTTTTAGATAAAATGGCACAGTTGGGAGACGAAAATAAATTTAAATTTTCACAGCCAAAGCTGGATGGAATAAAATTTTCATTTAGTGGGATTAAAACATCTGTATTGTATTTTATACAAAAAGAAATACAGAAAAATCCAGACTTTATTCAGGAAAACCTACATGATTTATGTGCTTCTGTACAAAAAACAATTGTGGATGCTCTACTTATTAAAATTAAAGAAGCTGTTAAATTAACCGGAATAAATAAAATTGCGATTGCCGGAGGAGTATCTGCAAATTCCAGATTGAGATCTGAAATCCTAAAGCTGGAAGAAACTTTTAATTGTAAAACTTTTATACCAAAATTTGAATATACCACGGATAATGCCGCAATGATTGCTGTTGTAGGAAGTATAAAATATGAGTATAATGTTTTTTCAGATTTATCTGTAGCTGCAACAGCAAGATATAAAATTTAA
- a CDS encoding M48 family metallopeptidase: MKANKLIAASAVALLTVACATNPLTGRKSLNFVSNSQILPLSFQQYTQVLSSSKLITGTAQSRQVSEVGSRIKNAAEAYYKSIGQEAALNGYEWQFVLIDDPKTINAWCMPGGKVAVYSGILPVTKTDAGLAVVLGHEIAHALAGHGAEKISQSYVSQVGGQLLSGVTSNQQLKGVINDYYPIASNITLLRYGRKQETDADAMGLYIMSMAGYDPREAPLFWERMIKATEASGGNNTPEFLSTHPNPENRIADLNKDMSKALEYYNSSPYKNSSVKSYSETKNTSTSKSSNATNNKGSNKTNQKQNKAYMYK, translated from the coding sequence ATGAAAGCGAATAAATTAATAGCAGCTTCTGCCGTTGCTTTGCTTACAGTTGCTTGTGCAACTAACCCTCTCACAGGAAGAAAATCATTAAATTTTGTTTCAAACTCTCAAATTTTGCCTTTATCCTTCCAGCAGTATACTCAAGTTTTGTCATCGAGCAAATTAATTACCGGTACTGCTCAGTCCAGACAAGTATCTGAAGTTGGTAGTCGTATAAAAAATGCAGCTGAAGCATATTATAAATCCATAGGGCAGGAGGCTGCCTTAAATGGTTATGAGTGGCAATTTGTATTGATAGACGATCCAAAAACAATTAATGCCTGGTGTATGCCTGGAGGAAAAGTTGCTGTATATTCAGGAATTTTGCCCGTTACAAAAACCGATGCAGGACTGGCTGTTGTTTTGGGTCACGAAATTGCTCATGCACTGGCAGGTCATGGAGCTGAAAAAATTTCCCAGTCTTATGTTTCCCAGGTGGGGGGGCAACTGTTAAGTGGTGTTACAAGCAATCAACAATTAAAAGGAGTGATTAACGATTATTATCCAATAGCCAGTAATATTACTTTATTAAGATATGGCAGAAAACAAGAGACTGATGCTGATGCTATGGGACTTTATATAATGTCAATGGCGGGATATGATCCCAGAGAAGCACCTTTATTCTGGGAAAGAATGATAAAAGCAACTGAAGCTTCAGGGGGAAATAATACTCCTGAATTTTTATCAACCCACCCTAATCCGGAAAACAGAATCGCAGATCTTAACAAAGACATGTCAAAAGCGTTGGAATATTATAATTCCAGTCCTTATAAGAATAGTTCAGTAAAAAGTTATTCGGAAACTAAGAACACATCGACGTCTAAAAGTTCAAATGCTACTAACAATAAAGGAAGTAACAAAACAAATCAAAAACAAAATAAGGCGTATATGTATAAATAA